In the Grimontia kaedaensis genome, one interval contains:
- a CDS encoding YtjB family periplasmic protein: MLQINKKRLKRLWQFIVVVACFSTVMMLFMYSNQLNNRNYKMLYDQTESLSRVILRQAAASLNKALSNDDMEAVQQLVTNLQNEPLILDAAVYDVKGNLVASSLGAMPLEQLTGLNTPLSVASIGRQQLVEPIAEDGHISGFVRITLEHGQVIKAASNRLEQSINLVRAMILVAIATGALLIFTFANRKDLLRSTFLLKSND; the protein is encoded by the coding sequence ATGCTTCAAATCAATAAAAAACGCCTAAAAAGGCTTTGGCAGTTTATTGTTGTAGTTGCTTGTTTTTCTACAGTAATGATGCTGTTTATGTACAGTAACCAACTGAATAATCGCAATTACAAAATGCTCTACGACCAGACAGAATCTCTGTCCCGCGTTATTCTCCGTCAAGCCGCAGCTTCTTTGAATAAAGCGCTCTCGAATGATGACATGGAAGCCGTGCAGCAGTTAGTCACTAACCTACAGAACGAACCGTTGATCCTTGATGCGGCTGTTTATGATGTAAAAGGGAATTTGGTGGCAAGCTCCTTAGGGGCAATGCCTCTAGAACAACTGACTGGCCTCAATACACCGCTCTCTGTCGCCAGTATTGGCAGGCAACAGCTTGTTGAACCGATCGCAGAAGATGGTCATATATCGGGCTTTGTGCGTATCACGCTTGAACATGGACAGGTGATTAAAGCGGCCTCAAACCGCCTTGAGCAAAGCATCAACTTAGTACGCGCCATGATTCTGGTGGCCATCGCCACAGGTGCCCTGCTGATCTTCACTTTCGCTAACCGCAAGGACTTATTGCGCTCCACGTTTTTGTTGAAGAGTAACGACTAG